The following coding sequences lie in one Pontibacter sp. G13 genomic window:
- a CDS encoding DinB family protein: MGNSEIKENPAFLEYVYELNEGNELMEAFNLSLKEIDALDIDQLKRIGLKTYKSGKWTTHTILQHLIDWERIWCFRAVLFARSEGTIPEAHDQEIMGNHSNADELPIEQLIEELRMVRQSSIMMFRSFNQQILDTSCRFFEYEMPLFSIGLTICAHQIHHFKVIQERYLPLDQ; this comes from the coding sequence ATGGGAAATTCCGAGATCAAAGAGAATCCAGCTTTTCTTGAATATGTGTATGAACTCAATGAGGGCAACGAACTCATGGAGGCATTCAATCTGAGCTTGAAAGAGATCGACGCATTGGATATCGATCAACTGAAAAGAATCGGCTTGAAAACCTATAAGTCCGGCAAGTGGACCACGCATACCATTTTGCAGCATCTCATCGATTGGGAACGAATTTGGTGCTTCAGGGCGGTGTTGTTTGCCAGAAGCGAAGGCACCATTCCCGAAGCGCACGATCAGGAGATCATGGGCAACCATTCAAATGCAGACGAGCTACCTATCGAACAACTGATCGAGGAACTGCGAATGGTCAGACAATCCTCGATCATGATGTTTCGATCCTTCAATCAACAAATCTTGGACACTTCCTGCAGATTTTTTGAATACGAAATGCCGCTATTTTCCATTGGGCTCACCATCTGCGCACATCAAATCCATCATTTCAAAGTCATCCAAGAAAGGTACCTTCCGCTGGATCAATGA